In one window of Phycisphaerae bacterium DNA:
- a CDS encoding tyrosine-type recombinase/integrase, with amino-acid sequence MRFAGNNARFAYDEFFAGEENSHTERAYRHAVHRFLQHCESLGVALPEVTPGIVSDYLKRLQAEVKTRRGQPPKFKPASKPTKKLHLAGIRKFFDKLVERHAVVLNPALSVRGPKHSMTEGKTPALTVKQARGVLAGIDTRTAVGLRDRAIIGVMIYTAVRAGAVAKLRRRDFYTDGRQSVFRFDEKGGKVRDIPARHDLEGFIREYLAAAGGDQGEDAPLFRSAIGRSGKMSDNGMSENDVLRMVKRRLKAAGLPADRLTCHSFRATTITDLLDQGVPLEDVQFLAGHSDPRTTRLYDRRKKQVTRNIVERISI; translated from the coding sequence GTGCGCTTTGCAGGCAACAACGCTCGGTTCGCATACGACGAGTTCTTCGCCGGTGAAGAGAACTCGCACACCGAGCGTGCCTATCGGCATGCCGTGCACCGGTTCCTTCAGCACTGCGAATCGCTCGGCGTCGCGCTGCCCGAAGTGACGCCGGGAATCGTCAGCGACTATCTGAAGCGGCTCCAGGCTGAGGTCAAAACTCGTCGTGGACAGCCGCCGAAGTTCAAGCCCGCGTCGAAGCCGACGAAGAAGCTCCACCTGGCGGGCATCCGGAAGTTCTTCGACAAGCTCGTGGAGCGACATGCAGTGGTGCTGAACCCGGCCCTTTCCGTTCGTGGACCGAAGCACAGCATGACCGAGGGCAAGACGCCCGCTTTAACGGTTAAGCAGGCCCGCGGCGTGCTTGCGGGCATCGACACCCGCACGGCGGTTGGACTGCGCGACCGAGCCATTATTGGCGTGATGATTTACACTGCGGTCCGTGCCGGGGCCGTCGCCAAGCTCCGGCGGCGGGACTTCTACACCGACGGGCGGCAATCGGTCTTTCGCTTCGACGAGAAAGGCGGCAAGGTACGCGACATCCCGGCCCGACACGACCTTGAGGGCTTTATTCGCGAGTATCTGGCCGCCGCCGGTGGCGACCAAGGCGAGGACGCTCCCCTCTTCCGCTCTGCGATCGGACGGAGCGGCAAGATGAGCGACAACGGCATGAGTGAAAACGACGTGCTGCGCATGGTGAAACGCAGACTGAAGGCGGCAGGCTTACCGGCCGACCGCCTCACCTGCCATTCGTTCCGTGCGACGACGATTACCGATTTGCTTGACCAGGGTGTGCCGCTGGAGGATGTTCAGTTCCTAGCAGGCCATTCGGACCCGCGAACCACCCGGTTGTACGACCGCCGGAAAAAGCAGGTCACGAGGAATATCGTAGAGCGAATCTCGATTTAG
- a CDS encoding serine/threonine protein kinase: MNVNKNIDTAWLTQQFPDLSNLAPLSDGGQKVVFSATHTADGEVVLKLLRPGNDLETIRRELLAVSQLTSAKVPPILATGIASSQVGDWIWFREKRVHGDTLRARLANGALEPKTVLRLGRDILASLLAAEQARIVHRDVKPENIICDTNGGYWLIDFGIARHLSLQSNTATALAWGKFTLGYAPPEQTRNIKAEIDCRCDLFALGVTLYECATGTNPFRHGARTDLEIVTRVETLPLQAVTLPLVDSRGFTDLVVSMTQKRRDHRPQSVREAIDWMNEICDQEGI; the protein is encoded by the coding sequence GTGAATGTCAACAAGAACATCGATACCGCATGGCTCACCCAGCAGTTCCCCGACCTTTCAAACCTCGCTCCGCTAAGTGACGGAGGACAAAAGGTCGTATTCTCTGCGACGCATACGGCCGACGGGGAGGTCGTCTTGAAGTTACTTCGACCGGGAAATGACCTTGAGACGATTCGTCGTGAGCTCTTGGCCGTTTCGCAGTTAACTTCGGCAAAAGTACCGCCCATCCTCGCTACCGGCATCGCATCGTCCCAGGTCGGCGATTGGATCTGGTTTCGTGAAAAAAGAGTCCACGGCGATACCCTACGTGCTCGACTCGCAAATGGCGCTTTAGAACCGAAGACCGTCTTGCGCCTAGGGCGAGATATTCTCGCCTCTTTGCTGGCAGCCGAGCAGGCTCGGATCGTTCATCGAGATGTGAAACCGGAGAATATTATTTGCGACACGAATGGCGGCTACTGGCTAATCGACTTCGGCATTGCGCGGCATCTTAGTTTGCAATCGAATACAGCCACGGCGTTGGCGTGGGGAAAGTTCACGCTCGGTTACGCCCCGCCTGAGCAGACGCGAAACATCAAGGCCGAAATTGACTGTCGATGCGACCTTTTCGCCCTTGGCGTGACACTTTACGAATGCGCAACTGGCACAAACCCGTTTCGCCACGGCGCACGCACGGATTTGGAAATTGTCACGCGCGTTGAGACGCTCCCATTGCAGGCGGTTACTTTGCCGCTCGTAGACTCACGTGGATTCACAGACTTGGTAGTCAGCATGACACAGAAGCGACGAGACCATCGGCCACAGTCCGTACGCGAAGCCATCGACTGGATGAATGAGATATGCGATCAAGAGGGTATTTGA
- a CDS encoding ImmA/IrrE family metallo-endopeptidase, with the protein MKGAERLDPQLLGKRLLLARKRRGLTQDAVAQELGLSRPTIIAVEKGQRVPTSEELVKLAKLYGRSVHEFVRPDMPAVELQPHLRALITAKPEEAAELEPALDELEKLASDYRGLERMMKAPLLANYPPEIPIPTRGSIEEWAEDAVVRERSRLGLGDQPVLALRDLLEAEVGLRIFYWPLPSSISGIYAYSAESGPCLLVNRKHPPERRRATIAHEYGHFLTERYKPGVDYLHGAARKPISERFVEAFGMAFLMPRTGVRRYVAEIIRSSADFQVADLCRVAQYFFVSVQAMALRLEQLKLINEGSYEFLLERGFKPHSARSELALEERSESDSPFPTRYLVLALRAFDEELVSEGQLARFLRTDRVESRRLVSEWRERASVEWNGQTVELPLEGSLLRKEG; encoded by the coding sequence ATGAAAGGCGCAGAAAGGCTCGACCCGCAGTTACTGGGGAAACGGCTGCTGCTTGCGAGAAAGCGGCGTGGCCTGACCCAGGACGCGGTGGCTCAGGAACTGGGCCTGAGCCGACCTACGATCATAGCGGTAGAGAAGGGACAACGAGTTCCGACGAGCGAAGAGCTTGTGAAGCTGGCTAAACTCTATGGTCGCTCCGTTCATGAGTTCGTCCGTCCCGACATGCCCGCTGTCGAGCTCCAACCACACCTTCGGGCGCTTATTACGGCGAAACCGGAAGAGGCAGCGGAGCTGGAACCTGCGCTCGACGAGCTTGAGAAACTCGCTTCCGACTACCGTGGTCTTGAGCGAATGATGAAAGCGCCACTCCTTGCGAACTACCCGCCGGAGATTCCAATTCCGACGCGAGGTAGCATCGAAGAATGGGCGGAAGACGCAGTTGTTCGCGAACGCTCGCGCCTCGGACTTGGGGATCAGCCGGTCTTAGCATTGCGTGACTTGCTGGAGGCAGAAGTCGGTCTGCGTATTTTCTACTGGCCGCTGCCTTCGAGTATTTCAGGGATTTACGCATACTCTGCCGAGAGTGGACCGTGTCTTCTCGTCAACAGAAAGCACCCGCCGGAGCGGCGAAGGGCAACGATTGCGCACGAGTATGGACACTTTCTGACCGAGCGATACAAACCAGGCGTTGATTACCTCCATGGGGCCGCCCGGAAGCCGATTTCGGAGCGTTTCGTCGAGGCATTCGGCATGGCCTTTTTGATGCCGCGCACCGGTGTGCGTCGTTATGTAGCGGAGATAATCCGAAGCTCCGCTGACTTTCAAGTTGCCGACCTCTGTCGCGTAGCGCAGTACTTCTTTGTTTCCGTTCAGGCAATGGCGCTTCGTCTCGAACAGCTCAAGCTCATCAACGAGGGCTCGTATGAGTTCCTTCTGGAACGAGGCTTCAAGCCTCACTCAGCCCGCTCCGAGCTCGCGCTCGAAGAGCGGAGCGAGTCCGACAGTCCGTTTCCGACGAGGTATCTAGTATTGGCCCTTCGAGCATTCGACGAAGAATTGGTCAGCGAGGGTCAACTGGCTCGCTTCTTAAGGACCGATCGGGTCGAGTCTCGCCGATTGGTGTCTGAATGGCGTGAGCGAGCATCAGTCGAGTGGAACGGCCAAACGGTGGAATTGCCGCTTGAGGGTTCCCTCCTCAGGAAGGAGGGATGA
- a CDS encoding restriction endonuclease subunit S — protein MVVELPRDWQVRPVEECMAAIIDYRGKSPAKTTSGIPLITAKVVKGGRILNPDEFIAPQDFDQWMRRGLPHAGDVVMTTEAPLGEVAQLDGRRVALAQRLITLRGQPHLLDNTFLKFTLQSRYVQDQLRSRSTGTTVLGIRQSELRKVCLPLPPLDEQRAIAHVLGTLDDKIELNRRMNETLEGIARAIFKSWFVDFDPVRAKAEGRDPGLPEPIADLFPADLDGDGIPNGWTPAPLPELIDVNPRRTLRRNEPAPYLDMANMPTRGHMPDQLIDRPFGSGMRFINGDTLVARITPCLENGKTAWVTFLAEGQTAWGSTEFIVLRPKPPIPPVFAYCLARSEGFRQFAIQKMTGSSGRQRVPSESLSRFMLANPPQSVFTAFGRLVEPLFTRATVNAISSRTLAAIRDALLPKLLSGEIRINHTNEVF, from the coding sequence ATGGTGGTTGAGCTACCTCGCGACTGGCAAGTACGGCCCGTCGAGGAGTGCATGGCCGCCATTATCGATTACCGCGGCAAATCTCCTGCGAAGACGACTTCCGGAATTCCGCTTATCACAGCGAAGGTCGTAAAAGGAGGCCGAATCCTCAATCCAGACGAGTTCATTGCCCCACAGGACTTTGACCAATGGATGCGGCGAGGGCTTCCACACGCAGGCGACGTGGTCATGACGACTGAGGCTCCACTCGGAGAGGTGGCTCAGCTCGACGGTCGCCGCGTTGCGTTGGCTCAGCGACTAATTACGCTCCGAGGACAACCGCACCTATTGGACAATACGTTTCTCAAGTTCACTCTCCAATCACGCTACGTTCAGGACCAACTGCGAAGTCGCTCTACAGGAACAACAGTCTTGGGAATCCGACAGAGCGAACTCCGCAAGGTCTGCCTACCCCTTCCGCCTCTTGACGAACAGCGGGCAATCGCCCACGTGCTCGGCACGCTAGACGATAAGATTGAACTGAATCGCCGGATGAACGAGACGCTGGAGGGAATTGCCCGAGCGATATTCAAGTCGTGGTTCGTGGACTTCGACCCCGTCCGAGCCAAGGCCGAAGGCCGCGACCCGGGCCTCCCCGAGCCCATCGCCGACCTGTTCCCTGCCGACTTGGACGGCGACGGGATTCCGAATGGTTGGACGCCCGCTCCACTTCCTGAACTCATTGACGTGAACCCACGACGAACGCTTCGCAGGAACGAACCCGCACCGTACCTCGATATGGCAAACATGCCGACCCGCGGACACATGCCGGACCAGTTGATTGACAGGCCCTTCGGCTCAGGGATGCGGTTCATCAACGGCGACACGTTGGTCGCGAGAATCACTCCGTGCCTTGAGAACGGCAAGACCGCTTGGGTCACGTTTCTGGCGGAGGGTCAGACCGCCTGGGGGTCAACTGAGTTCATCGTGCTGCGGCCCAAGCCCCCAATACCGCCGGTGTTCGCCTATTGCCTCGCTCGGAGCGAGGGGTTCCGGCAGTTTGCCATCCAGAAGATGACCGGCTCCAGCGGTCGCCAACGCGTTCCGTCAGAGTCCCTCTCGCGATTCATGCTCGCGAATCCGCCGCAAAGTGTCTTCACCGCGTTCGGACGTTTGGTTGAACCGCTCTTCACTCGTGCCACCGTGAACGCCATCTCCTCTCGAACGCTCGCGGCGATTCGCGACGCCTTGCTGCCAAAGCTACTTTCCGGCGAGATTCGCATCAACCATACCAACGAGGTGTTCTGA
- a CDS encoding type I restriction endonuclease subunit R, producing the protein MLSREDHDRREPSRLFDKARNYVEQEVELAALGWFQSLGYGFQPGPDIAPEEVGAERETYDQVVLVRRLRDAVALLNPAVPPQAQDEAVRKVLRLESPTLIANNRAFHRMLVDGVEVEYAREDGSIAGDRVRLIDFDEPDNNDFLVVNQFTVVEGQHNRRPDVVVFVNGLPLGIIELKNPADENATVWTAFNQLQTYKLQITAICAYNAVLVVSDGLDARVGSLTANRERFMPWKTIEGEELAPTSVPQLEVLIQGLFDKRRFLDFVRHFIVFEEEADGTVSKKLAGYHQFHAVNRAVAATTEAAGPKGDKRCGVVWHTQGSGKSLTMAFYAGRVILHPAMQNPTLVVLTDRNDLDDQLFGTFARCHELLRQKPVQAKDRTDLRSLLSVAAGGVVFTTIQKFFPEEKGDTYPQLSDRRNIIVIADEAHRSQYDFIDGFARHIRDAMPKASFIGFTGTPIELTDKNTRAVFGDYISIYDIQRAVQDGATVPIYYESRLAKLELSEAEKPHLDEGFEEVTEGEEEAKKEKLKTKWAALEAIVGAERRINLIASDLIEHFDRRCEAMRVHIGIDGKALIVCMSRRICVDLYNAIVKLRPEWHDAADDKGAIKIVMTGSATDPLDWQDHIRNKPRREALGKRFKNAADPLKVVIVRDMWLTGFDAPCLHTMYVDKPMRGHGLMQAIARVNRVFRDKPGGLVVDYLGLADQLKRALRDYTESGGKGDTAIDQQEAVAVMLEKYEICCDMFHGFSWANWTTGTPADRLRMLPPAQEHILEQNDGKVRFLKAVSDLSKAFALAVPHPEAIRIRDDVAFFQAVRAALAKTTIGGGKTPEELDAAIRQLVSKAVSSNEVVDIFATAGLKNPDISILSDEFLAEVRELPHRNLAVELLRKLLNDEIKTRSKKNLVQSRSFADMLERSIRAYQNRAIETAQVIEELIALAKEMRAANKRGEEAGLSDDELAFYDALEVNDSAVKVLGDQTLRFIARELVQMVRQNVTIDWTVKETVRAKLRSMVKRILRKYGYPPDKQEKATQTVLEQAELLCHDWAGPAL; encoded by the coding sequence ATGCTGAGCCGCGAAGACCACGACCGGAGGGAGCCGTCGCGACTCTTTGATAAAGCACGGAACTACGTCGAACAAGAGGTGGAGCTGGCCGCTCTCGGTTGGTTTCAATCGCTCGGATACGGATTTCAACCCGGCCCCGACATCGCCCCCGAGGAGGTCGGGGCAGAGCGGGAAACATACGACCAAGTCGTGCTGGTTCGCAGGCTTCGCGATGCTGTGGCTCTGCTCAATCCCGCGGTGCCTCCGCAAGCCCAGGACGAGGCCGTGCGGAAAGTGCTACGACTGGAATCCCCTACCCTTATTGCGAACAATCGAGCCTTTCATCGCATGCTCGTGGACGGCGTCGAGGTTGAGTACGCGAGGGAAGACGGTTCCATCGCGGGCGACCGCGTGCGGCTTATTGATTTCGATGAGCCGGACAACAACGATTTCCTCGTTGTGAACCAATTCACGGTGGTCGAGGGACAGCACAACCGCCGCCCCGACGTGGTTGTGTTCGTGAACGGCCTTCCGCTCGGAATCATCGAGCTAAAGAACCCCGCCGATGAGAACGCGACGGTCTGGACGGCGTTCAACCAGCTTCAGACGTACAAGCTTCAGATTACCGCAATCTGTGCGTACAACGCCGTGCTCGTGGTTTCGGACGGCTTGGATGCTCGCGTTGGTTCGCTCACGGCGAATCGCGAGCGATTCATGCCGTGGAAGACGATTGAGGGGGAGGAACTCGCACCGACGAGCGTTCCACAACTCGAAGTTCTGATTCAGGGCTTGTTCGACAAGCGGCGATTTCTCGACTTCGTGCGGCACTTCATCGTTTTTGAGGAAGAGGCCGACGGGACAGTGAGCAAAAAGCTAGCCGGATACCACCAGTTCCATGCGGTCAATCGTGCGGTTGCCGCCACGACCGAAGCAGCAGGACCGAAGGGCGATAAGCGGTGCGGTGTCGTTTGGCACACGCAAGGTTCGGGTAAGAGCCTCACGATGGCGTTCTACGCCGGCCGCGTGATTCTCCATCCGGCGATGCAGAATCCGACGCTCGTTGTGCTCACGGACCGAAACGACCTCGACGACCAACTCTTCGGCACGTTCGCACGTTGCCATGAATTGCTCAGGCAGAAGCCTGTGCAGGCGAAGGACCGAACCGACCTTCGCTCGCTTCTCTCCGTTGCGGCCGGGGGGGTGGTCTTCACCACGATTCAGAAGTTCTTCCCCGAGGAGAAGGGCGACACCTATCCGCAGCTTTCCGACCGCCGAAACATCATCGTCATCGCCGACGAAGCCCACCGCAGCCAATACGATTTCATCGACGGCTTCGCTCGCCACATTCGTGACGCAATGCCGAAGGCGTCGTTCATCGGCTTCACGGGTACGCCGATTGAGCTCACCGATAAGAACACACGGGCCGTGTTCGGTGACTACATCAGCATCTATGACATTCAACGGGCCGTTCAGGACGGAGCGACGGTTCCCATCTACTACGAGAGTCGGCTTGCGAAGCTTGAGTTGAGCGAGGCGGAGAAGCCGCACCTTGACGAAGGCTTCGAGGAAGTGACGGAGGGCGAGGAGGAGGCCAAGAAAGAGAAGCTCAAGACGAAGTGGGCCGCATTGGAGGCCATCGTTGGGGCCGAGAGGCGAATCAACCTTATTGCGAGTGACCTTATCGAGCACTTCGACCGACGCTGCGAAGCGATGCGGGTGCACATCGGCATCGACGGAAAGGCACTCATTGTCTGCATGAGCCGCCGAATCTGCGTTGACCTGTACAACGCCATCGTGAAACTTCGCCCAGAATGGCATGACGCGGCAGATGACAAGGGAGCCATCAAAATCGTAATGACCGGCTCGGCCACCGACCCGCTCGACTGGCAGGACCACATTCGCAATAAGCCGCGACGGGAAGCACTTGGCAAGCGGTTCAAAAACGCGGCCGACCCGCTGAAAGTCGTCATCGTCCGCGATATGTGGCTCACCGGCTTCGATGCTCCATGCCTTCACACAATGTACGTGGATAAGCCGATGCGAGGCCACGGATTGATGCAGGCGATTGCCCGGGTCAACCGCGTATTCCGCGACAAGCCCGGTGGACTTGTCGTCGACTACCTTGGACTTGCCGACCAGTTGAAGCGTGCTCTTCGCGATTACACGGAGAGCGGCGGCAAGGGCGACACCGCTATCGACCAGCAAGAGGCTGTCGCCGTGATGCTGGAGAAATACGAAATCTGCTGCGACATGTTCCACGGGTTCAGTTGGGCGAATTGGACGACGGGAACACCCGCCGACCGATTGCGAATGCTGCCGCCGGCTCAGGAGCACATCCTTGAACAGAACGACGGGAAGGTTCGATTCCTGAAGGCAGTGTCGGACCTCTCCAAAGCATTCGCTCTCGCCGTCCCCCACCCCGAGGCGATTCGAATTCGCGACGACGTTGCCTTCTTTCAGGCAGTTCGAGCGGCGTTGGCGAAGACGACCATCGGGGGCGGCAAGACGCCGGAGGAGTTGGACGCCGCGATTCGGCAGCTTGTGTCGAAGGCCGTCTCATCGAATGAGGTTGTCGATATTTTCGCGACGGCTGGCCTTAAGAACCCGGATATCTCCATTCTCTCTGACGAGTTTCTCGCCGAGGTCCGCGAGCTTCCGCACCGCAACCTCGCGGTCGAGTTACTTCGGAAGCTTCTGAATGACGAAATAAAGACCCGCTCCAAGAAGAACTTGGTTCAGTCACGGTCGTTTGCCGACATGCTTGAGCGGTCGATTCGAGCCTATCAGAATCGAGCGATTGAAACCGCCCAGGTGATTGAGGAACTCATCGCCCTTGCGAAAGAAATGCGGGCAGCGAACAAACGCGGTGAGGAGGCGGGGCTCTCCGACGATGAGCTCGCATTCTACGATGCACTCGAAGTCAATGACAGTGCGGTAAAGGTGCTCGGGGACCAGACACTTCGCTTCATTGCCCGAGAGCTTGTTCAAATGGTTCGGCAAAATGTCACGATTGACTGGACGGTTAAAGAGACTGTTCGTGCGAAGCTCCGGTCGATGGTAAAGCGGATTCTCCGCAAATACGGCTATCCGCCGGACAAGCAGGAGAAGGCCACGCAAACCGTCTTGGAACAGGCGGAGCTTCTCTGTCATGATTGGGCGGGGCCCGCCTTATGA
- a CDS encoding SAM-dependent DNA methyltransferase yields the protein MAKNSKGNNGATIGFEAKLWLAADKLRNNMDAAVYKHVVLGLIFLKYISDAFEERHNQLLAEKAQGADPEDPDEYRGSNVFWVPKPARWKHLQDNAKQPTIGKLIDDAMVAIERDNKSLKGVLPKDYARPDLDKQRLGELIDLVGTISMGDTENRSKDILGRVYEYFLSEFASAEGKKGGQFYTPRCVVQLLVEMLAPYKGRVYDPCCGSGGMFVQSEKFVEAHGGRIGDISVYGQESNPTTWRLAKMNLALRGIDGNLGAEHADSFHRDLHKDLKADYVLANPPFNDSDWGGDRLREDVRWKYGTPPTGNANFGWVQHFIHHLSPTGLAGFVLANGSMSSNQSGEGDIRKTIVEADLVDCMVALPGQLFYSTQIPVCLWFLARDKRNGRFRDRRRHTLFIDARKMGTLIDRVHRELADEDIARIADTYHAWRGDKKAGKYEDVPGFCKSATVDEIEAHAFVLTPSRYVGAEDMADDDEPFADKMQQLTSTLRDQFAESEKLEHAIRANLEELGYGG from the coding sequence ATGGCAAAGAACAGCAAAGGCAACAACGGAGCCACAATTGGCTTCGAAGCAAAGCTCTGGCTTGCAGCCGACAAGCTCCGCAACAACATGGACGCAGCCGTTTATAAGCACGTCGTGCTCGGCCTCATCTTCCTGAAATACATCAGCGACGCATTCGAGGAGCGGCACAATCAGCTTCTCGCAGAGAAAGCCCAGGGGGCAGACCCGGAAGACCCCGACGAGTATCGCGGGAGCAATGTCTTCTGGGTTCCGAAACCTGCCCGCTGGAAACACCTTCAGGACAACGCCAAGCAGCCGACCATCGGCAAGCTCATCGACGACGCGATGGTCGCCATCGAACGCGACAACAAGTCGCTCAAGGGCGTGCTGCCGAAGGACTACGCCCGTCCCGACCTCGATAAGCAGCGGCTCGGCGAACTGATAGACCTCGTCGGCACGATTTCGATGGGAGACACCGAGAACCGCTCCAAGGACATCCTTGGCCGCGTGTACGAGTACTTCCTCTCCGAGTTCGCCAGTGCCGAAGGGAAGAAGGGCGGCCAGTTCTACACGCCGCGATGCGTCGTTCAGCTACTCGTCGAGATGCTCGCCCCGTACAAGGGCCGCGTGTACGACCCGTGCTGCGGCTCCGGCGGCATGTTCGTGCAGAGCGAGAAGTTCGTCGAAGCCCACGGCGGCCGCATCGGCGACATCAGCGTGTACGGCCAGGAGTCGAACCCGACGACGTGGCGGCTGGCGAAAATGAACCTCGCCCTTCGCGGCATCGACGGCAATCTCGGGGCCGAGCACGCCGACAGTTTTCACCGCGACTTGCACAAGGACCTGAAGGCTGATTACGTGCTCGCCAATCCCCCCTTCAACGACAGCGATTGGGGCGGCGACCGGCTTCGCGAAGACGTGCGATGGAAGTACGGCACGCCACCGACGGGCAACGCCAACTTCGGGTGGGTGCAGCACTTCATCCACCACTTATCCCCGACCGGCTTGGCGGGTTTCGTACTCGCCAACGGCAGTATGTCGAGCAACCAGTCCGGCGAAGGTGACATTCGCAAGACGATTGTCGAAGCCGACCTCGTCGATTGCATGGTCGCCTTGCCCGGCCAGCTTTTCTATTCGACGCAGATTCCGGTCTGCCTGTGGTTTCTCGCCCGCGACAAGCGGAACGGCCGCTTCCGTGACCGCCGCAGGCACACGCTCTTTATCGACGCCCGCAAGATGGGCACGCTCATTGACCGTGTGCATCGGGAACTCGCCGACGAAGACATCGCCCGCATCGCAGACACATATCACGCTTGGCGGGGCGACAAGAAAGCGGGCAAGTACGAGGACGTGCCGGGCTTCTGCAAATCGGCGACAGTGGACGAGATTGAGGCCCACGCATTCGTGCTCACGCCGAGCCGCTACGTTGGGGCCGAGGACATGGCGGACGATGATGAGCCATTTGCCGACAAGATGCAGCAACTCACGTCAACTTTGCGGGACCAGTTCGCCGAATCCGAAAAGCTCGAACACGCCATACGAGCCAACCTGGAGGAGCTCGGTTATGGTGGTTGA
- a CDS encoding 7-cyano-7-deazaguanine synthase produces MSDLLAIAAGVYAIDRVVRRNYQNSIRGPARVINVRARVSEPDFWTTQSRALQEILFTLSGDEWTFRFEQGECRPWQSSLLEARDIVCLYSGGLDSLAGLASRLADTSHRVTSVTVLHVGRQRDRVERHIAGLNSHFGRRVFPLFARLALIKPPQLDEQEQSQRCRGFMFAAVGVAAAAALGAERIEVYENGIGSLNVPLMQGMSVGGRTTKGCHPRFMSLMSALGSAVIDRAMSFELPHSHCTKGELVSALRHPDLQRLAVSSFSCIHTSPRVSGRLKHCGICAACIGRRQAFLAAGVADDAVSYNADLLDPRIMNTLSASDVAFLKATLMQVALLREAGETLPLAIERYFRSSDVPRHAESGWAEQTELLHRYRHEWERIALDAAERGVSWSNWLNVEREEMLS; encoded by the coding sequence GTGAGCGACCTACTCGCGATTGCGGCTGGAGTGTATGCGATTGACCGGGTCGTTCGAAGGAATTATCAGAACTCGATCCGAGGGCCCGCGCGGGTGATTAACGTTCGTGCACGGGTTTCCGAACCAGACTTCTGGACGACGCAGAGCCGTGCGCTCCAAGAGATCCTCTTCACGTTGAGCGGTGACGAATGGACTTTTCGATTTGAGCAAGGCGAATGCCGCCCATGGCAATCTTCACTGCTGGAAGCGCGTGACATCGTATGCTTATATAGCGGCGGGCTTGACTCCTTGGCAGGACTGGCCAGTCGCCTCGCCGATACTTCTCACCGCGTTACGTCTGTCACGGTGCTTCATGTCGGCCGCCAGCGCGACCGTGTTGAGCGTCACATAGCGGGACTCAACAGCCATTTCGGCCGTCGAGTATTCCCTCTGTTCGCGCGCTTGGCGCTCATCAAGCCGCCGCAACTCGATGAGCAGGAACAATCACAGCGTTGCCGGGGTTTCATGTTTGCGGCTGTGGGCGTTGCGGCTGCGGCCGCCTTAGGTGCAGAGCGTATCGAAGTATATGAAAACGGAATTGGATCGCTAAACGTACCGCTAATGCAAGGGATGTCCGTGGGGGGGCGGACGACAAAGGGATGCCATCCTCGGTTTATGTCGCTGATGAGTGCACTGGGTTCGGCTGTCATAGATCGTGCGATGAGCTTTGAATTGCCACATTCGCATTGCACAAAGGGTGAGCTGGTTTCCGCACTCAGACACCCTGATTTGCAGAGGCTGGCGGTCAGTAGCTTCAGTTGCATTCACACCTCGCCTCGTGTGAGCGGCAGGCTGAAGCACTGCGGCATCTGCGCAGCGTGCATTGGGCGTAGGCAAGCGTTCCTGGCGGCTGGAGTTGCAGACGACGCGGTGAGCTACAACGCCGATCTGCTAGATCCTAGGATAATGAACACACTAAGCGCGAGCGACGTGGCATTTCTCAAGGCCACGCTGATGCAGGTCGCGCTGCTCCGTGAGGCAGGAGAGACTCTCCCTTTAGCTATCGAGCGGTACTTCCGTTCCAGCGACGTACCGCGGCATGCTGAGTCCGGATGGGCGGAGCAGACTGAACTCTTGCATCGATACCGCCACGAATGGGAACGAATCGCATTGGATGCCGCGGAACGGGGCGTTAGCTGGTCGAACTGGCTCAATGTTGAGCGTGAGGAGATGCTGTCATGA